In Rana temporaria chromosome 3, aRanTem1.1, whole genome shotgun sequence, a single window of DNA contains:
- the LRRTM4 gene encoding leucine-rich repeat transmembrane neuronal protein 4 isoform X2 codes for MGFQLINQLKGMSLTLLLLPVLTVVIVVGAQKTCPKNCRCDGKIVYCESHAFKDIPQNISGGSQGLSLRYNSIQKLKSNQFSGLNQLVWLYLDHNYINSVDEDAFQGIRRLKELILSSNKITNLANTTFHPVPNLRNLDLSYNKMQVLQSEQFKGLRKLLSLHLRSNSLKTVPVRVFQDCRNMEFLDVGYNRLRSLSRNAFAGLLKLKELHLEHNQFSKVNFAHFPRLFNLHSLYLQWNRIRSISQGLSWTWSALHNLDLSGNDIQSIEPGTFQCLPNLQKLNLDSNKLTNVTQETINAWISLTSITLSGNMWECSKTICPLVFWLKNFKGNKETTMICAGPKHIQGEKVIDAVETYNICNETPVLVTERAYQTTKAPPKPQFVPKPTVYKLESVPPTLYTPSPSSGLQTPMAEQEYEHVSFHKIIAGSVALFLSVAMILLVIYVSWKRYPASMKQLQQSSMMKRRRKKARESERQISSPLQEYYVDYKPSNTEPMDVLVNGSGPCTYTISGSRECEARYSQVSTVQASLC; via the exons ATGG GGTTCCAACTGATTAATCAGCTGAAAGGCATGAGTTTAACGCTGCTCCTGTTACCCGTACTCACCGTGGTGATTGTTGTGGGAGCACAGAAAACTTGTCCAAAGAACTGCCGGTGTGATGGGAAAATTGTCTATTGCGAGTCCCATGCCTTTAAAGACATTCCTCAGAATATTTCAGGTGGCTCCCAGGGATTGTCTCTACGTTACAACAGCATCCAAAAGTTGAAGTCTAACCAGTTCTCCGGCCTTAACCAACTAGTCTGGCTTTACCTTGACCACAATTACATTAATTCGGTGGATGAGGATGCCTTCCAGGGTATCAGGCGGCTAAAGGAGCTCATTCTGAGCTCTAACAAAATTACTAACCTAGCCAATACCACTTTTCACCCTGTCCCCAACCTGAGGAATTTGGATTTATCCTACAACAAAATGCAGGTGCTTCAATCTGAGCAGTTCAAAGGTCTTCGGAAGCTTTTAAGCCTGCACCTACGGTCCAACTCACTAAAAACAGTGCCAGTTCGGGTTTTTCAGGACTGTCGAAATATGGAATTTTTGGATGTGGGATATAACCGGCTCAGGAGCTTGTCTCGTAATGCCTTTGCTGGTCTCCTGAAGCTAAAGGAGCTCCACCTGGAACACAATCAGTTTTCAAAGGTGAACTTTGCCCACTTTCCTCGCCTCTTCAACTTACATTCTCTTTATTTGCAGTGGAATAGGATTAGATCTATCAGTCAAGGATTAAGTTGGACTTGGAGTGCACTGCACAACCTTGACCTGTCAGGGAATGACATACAGAGCATTGAACCTGGGACCTTCCAATGCCTCCCTAATTTGCAGAAGCTTAACCTGGATTCAAATAAACTCACCAATGTCACCCAGGAAACCATAAATGCTTGGATATCTCTGACCTCTATAACTCTTTCTGGAAACATGTGGGAATGCAGTAAAACTATTTGCCCTCTGGTGTTCTGGCTCAAGAACTTTAAGGGAAACAAAGAGACCACCATGATATGTGCTGGACCTAAACACATCCAAGGGGAGAAGGTTATTGATGCTGTGGAAACCTACAATATCTGCAATGAGACCCCTGTGTTGGTGACTGAAAGAGCTTATCAGACAACCAAAGCACCCCCAAAGCCCCAGTTTGTTCCCAAGCCTACTGTCTACAAGTTGGAGAGTGTTCCGCCAACTTTATACACTCCTAGCCCTTCCTCAGGTCTGCAGACACCCATGGCTGAACAAGAATACGAACATGTTTCTTTCCATAAAATCATAGCTGGAAGTGTGGCCCTTTTCCTATCTGTGGCCATGATTTTACTCGTCATTTATGTATCGTGGAAACGATATCCAGCCAGCATGAAGCAACTGCAACAAAGCTCAATGATGAAGAGGAGAAGGAAAAAGGCCAGAGAGTCAGAAAGACAGATAAGCTCCCCATTACAGGAGTACTATGTGGACTACAAACCTTCCAACACAGAACCCATGGATGTATTGGTAAATGGATCAGGACCCTGTACATATACAATCTCTGGCTCCCGGGAATGTGAG